CTCGCCCCTGTCGGTCTGTACGCCCTCGCCGTTGCGCTGTCGATGATTGCGACGAGTCTGGTCGGAGCCATCGGCTACCCGAGCGTAGAGACGTGGCTCACCGGAACACAGAGCGCTATCCAGCTCAGCATCCTGCTGGCACTGGCTCCGACACTGGCGACTGCCGGCGACCTACTGCTCGTCGTGGCCGGGGTTCGGCTAGCGGTGCTCGTTCCCGTCACTGTCGCGCTGGGCGTCGTCCCGACCTTGCCGGACCGACACGCTATCGACCGGGCTTGGAACTTCGCCAAGTGGAGTGTCCCGGACCAGATTTTCGACCGCTTGTCTTACAATATGCCGGTGTACGTACTGGGCGTCGTTGCGACACCGGCGGCCGTCGGTATCTACGAGGCCGCCGACCGGTTCGCCGATTTCGGCGCGACGATTTCTTGGCGGCTCTCCTCCCCGCTGCTCACGAAGGTCAGCGGGGACGCCTCCGCCGGCGACACACAGCTTGCCTACCTCGACGGGGCGATTACCGGTGGGACGGGCGTTACATTCGTCGTTTTCGGCTATCTGCTGGCTGCACACGATGTCGTCGCGCGGATCGCCTTCGCCGGCTCCGAGAGCGTCTTCTCGACAACTGTCCTGCTCGTCGGCGGTGTGAACATCCTCCGTGGCTTCTGGACGCTCACCTCACACGCCATGGAGGGTGTCGGGAAACCGAGCGTGAGCTTCCGGACGAAGCTCTATGGACTGGTGTTCAGCGTTCCAGTGCCGGCTATCTTCGGGGCGGAGTTCGGGGCGGTCGCCGGAGCGGCCGGCTACGGCGTGATGAATCTGGTAATCTTCGGGTACGTCCTTTACTACTCCCGGACCGTCTTCGGGCGGATTCCACTCGATTCCATGGTCGCGGCGTCTCTCGCTGTCGGCCTCGGCGTCTCGTTCGCACTCACGACCGGCGCAGTTGCAGGCCTCACGCGCACTGCCCTCTCCCCGATTGTCGTCGCCAGCGTGGCCGCTGTGATCTGTCTTGCCGGCTTCAGCGGCTTCCTTGTGGCTGTGTCCGCACCGGCTCGACTTGTCGCTACTCGCACGGCAACGCTGTGGCGCGGCCGGGTTCGATCCCTGTTCGAGTGAGTGCCGCTCGTCCGTTCGGACGCCGCTGGTCAGAGCCAGCGGTAGAACTCCAGCGTGTACCCTTCGGGGTCCTCGACGAAGGCGGCGAAGGCGTCGGCGGCGTCGATTTCCGTCGGTTCGAGCACCGGCGCAGCGCCGGCGTCGATGGCCGTCTCGAAGGTTTCCTCGACGTTCTCGACGGTGAACGCGATATGGTCCACGTCGGCGCGGTTCGGCGCGACCGGGGTGGTTCGGTCGGGGTCGTAGCGCAGTTGCAGGTCGCCATCGCCGTCCCGGCCGAGGTAGACGTTCTCGACGCCGTCGAGCGTGAAACGGTTGGTCTCCTCGAAGCCCAGCGCGTCGTAGAACTCTATCGCGCGGTCGAGGTCCGAGACGCAAATCGCGGTGTGTGCGAGGTCCATGGGCCGCGGTTGTGTACGGGGCGAAATGAGTGTGCCGGTACCGGGGCTGTCGCGGCCGCTACAGCAGGTCGCCGCGGGCGACGGGCACGACGCTGCCGCCGACCCGGACGGTGATGTCCTCGCCGCTGCCGGCCGTCGAGAGGTGCAACAGCGACGGCCGCCCCATCTCGTATCCCTGTTCGACGCGCGCATCGACGGCGGGGCTCCCGAGCATCTCGTGGCGGGCGAGATACGCCGCCAGACAGCCGTTCGAGGAGCCGGTCGCCGGGTCTTCCAGAACATCGTAGAACGGCGCGAACACGCGGACTGCGAGGTCGTTGTCGTCGCTTCGCGGGTCCCGGGAGACGGCAAGAACGTTCTTGGCCTCTCGGTCGCCGGTGACGGCGTCGTAGGCGTCGCGGTCCAACTCGATGGCTTCCAGCGCGTCGCGGTCGGCCACCGGGACGACGATTGTCGGCAGTCCTGTCGAGACGATTGCCACCGGCCAATCGTGATCCAGTCGGTCAGCCGGCAGGCCGAGTACGGCGGCAAGGTCCGCGTGGGCCAACTGTTCGCCGAACTCGGGGGACTGCTGTGTCATCCATAGGGTTTCGCGACCGTCGCGCCCTCGTACTTCGACCGGGACTTCGCCGACAGGCAGGTCCAGCGTCACCGTCTCCGGTTGCCCCTCGGCCAGATGGTCCCGGATGACCTGTGCGGTCCCGAGGGTGGGGTGGCCGGCGAAGGGGACCTCGGCCGCGGGAGTGAAGATACGAACCGGCCACGCGCCATCGCTTGGCTCCCCGGTGACGAACGTCGTCTCCGAGTAGTCCATCTCGGCGGCGATGGCCTGCATCTCGTTTTCGTGCAGGTCGTTAGCGCTGGTCACGACAGCGAGCTGGTTCCCGGTGTATCGCTCCCGCGCGAACACGTCGACGATGTGGAACGGATGGGACATATCTGTTTGCTCGACGGCGTCGCCAAAGAACGCTCCGGACGATAGTGGAACGACACCAAGTGACACGAGACCACCGAACTATTTGCCACCGTCAATCCTGTTGTGGGCATGGACGCTGTCGCAATCGCCTGTTTCGACGGGTTCGACGAACTGGACGCCATCGGTCCC
The Haloarcula sp. CBA1129 genome window above contains:
- a CDS encoding transporter, translating into MVDQRDGDEIDLLDSSIRTTSGALFSTTLFVLSGIVYAFVTSPAATGTYFFISISVSLVLRPIRGISQTLQKVGSERGEAVGPYLGLAMLFASGYLLVAGGAVVALAGPIVSNTVVSPGLLAPVGLYALAVALSMIATSLVGAIGYPSVETWLTGTQSAIQLSILLALAPTLATAGDLLLVVAGVRLAVLVPVTVALGVVPTLPDRHAIDRAWNFAKWSVPDQIFDRLSYNMPVYVLGVVATPAAVGIYEAADRFADFGATISWRLSSPLLTKVSGDASAGDTQLAYLDGAITGGTGVTFVVFGYLLAAHDVVARIAFAGSESVFSTTVLLVGGVNILRGFWTLTSHAMEGVGKPSVSFRTKLYGLVFSVPVPAIFGAEFGAVAGAAGYGVMNLVIFGYVLYYSRTVFGRIPLDSMVAASLAVGLGVSFALTTGAVAGLTRTALSPIVVASVAAVICLAGFSGFLVAVSAPARLVATRTATLWRGRVRSLFE
- a CDS encoding VOC family protein gives rise to the protein MDLAHTAICVSDLDRAIEFYDALGFEETNRFTLDGVENVYLGRDGDGDLQLRYDPDRTTPVAPNRADVDHIAFTVENVEETFETAIDAGAAPVLEPTEIDAADAFAAFVEDPEGYTLEFYRWL
- a CDS encoding PhzF family phenazine biosynthesis protein, yielding MSHPFHIVDVFARERYTGNQLAVVTSANDLHENEMQAIAAEMDYSETTFVTGEPSDGAWPVRIFTPAAEVPFAGHPTLGTAQVIRDHLAEGQPETVTLDLPVGEVPVEVRGRDGRETLWMTQQSPEFGEQLAHADLAAVLGLPADRLDHDWPVAIVSTGLPTIVVPVADRDALEAIELDRDAYDAVTGDREAKNVLAVSRDPRSDDNDLAVRVFAPFYDVLEDPATGSSNGCLAAYLARHEMLGSPAVDARVEQGYEMGRPSLLHLSTAGSGEDITVRVGGSVVPVARGDLL